Proteins co-encoded in one Ooceraea biroi isolate clonal line C1 chromosome 9, Obir_v5.4, whole genome shotgun sequence genomic window:
- the LOC105287054 gene encoding rho GTPase-activating protein 100F isoform X3, with amino-acid sequence MQWRKHVRIKYGGRVGVGQGQREREQVQVRVVQLQREGGARLSYVCHQPQLSSTARRSCSAAAMLCCGRRKEGRGEVTDISASPGRQAPANQLRPKEPPPMVIQGDFRKVSGISTEIFKQIETVENDHDASTAAALEAVERRGEMVVRVIEPRQMGRQASEAAKKFIAMQDPKHPIHFVEIIKRPGQTLGLYIREGNGVDRNDGVFISRIALETAVYNSGCLKVGDEILAVNLVDVTHMSLDDVVIIMSIPRRLVLATRHGPHQLISHSRQTEHKAPPVVVIKRELNEDETDHTTSNHVRDGSSRRRGDGREMLPSRSRLGLTGLGSSQDLGSSNGDLYYNSRPEGHWSYQPPPPPVITHQPKPSSTQHFQPYERGYPKTLESLAEKDFTKVHPFYTGPMMPSSNGGRRMSTGGGMQSVGGRLSGQTTQSTHYGYGQHTGSGRIMPRSGSDQHLPRVDYTSITTPARHTLLRSSLKSGTSALRYNTRYGQTDVTSAAQRQAQFGTLTRRHRPSLDYASDTEATCSSSPKSAYYYYRHNMNNPPQSSVVSHLATLSRSQIGQSSSGLRSNSLPRSGRTLPQQPGGLRSGLSTVASGLIDQEDSDGALSAPELPSIRRDRGRIPSSPSVFTSDEYRAWMSRTPSTSALYEQIRATTSRPPRYTYSAENIHAAVNQGDYGSYGAYRPLSSTLDRLSTRSASAQQVNLANLRASTAISSTCHRGTTNPRPASVASSARSSLATQKPSLTSSASQRASSVRRIRNLLDLESTRSIPTPTPTRTQGQILLDINPAEFLKYKIEKPPTVGTPSSTSSLLSSLGETTGGDLASGVSGLLSVHLLAGRGLRSTTTSSAATTPSTPSGQPNLASCGLRDLYCVLECDRVHKARTVVRTGDLMFDWDETFELDLVGNRQLDLLVYSWDPQYRHKLCYKGSVHLASLLKESPEHQLAVKVEPRGTIYLKLRYTDAQQTFRRRGLPVISLATRVAPLFGVDLDTVVSRETKTGGVPGGVSTALAMGMSNVPIIVWRCVEEVERRGLDIIGLYRLCGSATKKRILREAFERNARSVNLSPDNVPDINVITGVLKDYLRELPEPLFTKCLYQMMIDALAVCLPDDPQGNAKLMFSILDCLPKVNRCTLIYLLDHLAMVVSQCNKMSPASLAVCFGPVLMLHSEEGGPPMDFQQPIAVLKYLLEIWPVKSVRKTSSVGSTLPRVTPVVERSSSQQHLQQVQQQQLQGTLGRTGLPPWQQPPSLHHQPQTTAAAVLGPSIRPPPPVKPRQVIVSSPGSPSSEESEASPEPINKSLLGGLGYEKCNETTTTITTTTSSMSGGIGIGMGVGVGVGTGIEQVTPTSSVDTEEGNPQHPEEGEKGVEGDVEASDDDWHQRIPKTH; translated from the exons GAGGGCCGGGGGGAAGTGACAGACATAAGCGCAAGTCCTGGAAGGCAGGCACCTGCCAACCAGTTGCGCCCCAAGGAACCACCCCCCATGGTTATTCAAGGAGACTTCAGGAAG GTGAGCGGGATCAGTACAGAGATCTTCAAGCAGATCGAGACTGTCGAAAACGATCATGACGCTTCGACAGCGGCGGCCCTCGAAGCTGTCGAGCGGAGAGGCGAGATGGTCGTGCGTGTCATTGAGCCTCGGCAAATGGGTAGACAGGCTTCCGAGGCGgcgaaaaaatttattgctaTGCAG GATCCCAAGCACCCTATCCACTTCGTCGAGATAATCAAACGACCGGGACAGACCCTCGGCCTCTACATACGCGAGGGCAACGGCGTCGACAGGAACGACGGGGTCTTTATCTCTAGGATAGCTCTGGAGACCGCCGTCTACAACAGCGGCTGCTTGAAG GTGGGCGATGAAATCTTGGCGGTGAACCTGGTCGACGTGACGCACATGAGCCTGGACGATGTCGTGATCATCATGTCGATACCGAGGCGACTCGTCCTGGCCACGAGGCACGGTCCGCATCAACTGATCTCACACAGCCGCCAGACCGAGCACAAGGCACCACCCGTGGTGGTTATCAAACGGGAGCTGAATGAGGACGAGACCGATCACACGACGAGTAACCACGTCAG GGATGGCAGTAGTCGAAGACGAGGCGACGGGCGGGAGATGTTGCCGTCACGATCGAGACTGGGCCTCACGGGTTTGGGATCGAGTCAGGATCTTGGATCGAGCAATGGAGATCTGTACTACAATTCACGGCCGGAAGGTCACTGGTCCTATcagccaccaccgccgccagtTATTACGCATCAGCCGAAACCCTCATCGACGCAACATTTCCAGCCATACGAGCGCGGTTATCCGAAGACTTTAGAGAGCTTAGCTGAAAAA GATTTTACAAAG GTACACCCCTTCTACACGGGGCCCATGATGCCCTCGTCGAATGGCGGACGGCGTATGTCAACGGGTGGCGGAATGCAATCAGTCGGTGGCAGGTTGTCGGGTCAAACCACCCAGTCGACCCATTACGGGTATGGCCAGCACACCGGAAGCGGAAGGATCATGCCAAGAAGTGGTTCCGACCAGCACCTACCCCGAGTCGATTATACGAGTATCACGACGCCGGCGCGACATACCCTTCTTAGATCCAGCTTGAAGTCAG gtACATCAGCATTACGTTACAACACGAGGTACGGACAGACTGACGTAACGTCCGCCGCGCAGAGACAAGCACAATTCGGCACATTAACGAGGCGACACCGACCATCATTGGACTATGCCTCCGATACCGAGGCCACGTGCTCCAGTTCACCGAAATCAGCGTATTACTATTATAGGCACAACATGAACAATCCACCTCAAAGTAGCGTCGTATCGCACTTAGCTACTCTTTCGAGGTCGCAAATCGGTCAGAGTTCCTCGG GTTTAAGGTCAAACTCGCTACCACGAAGCGGTCGGACGTTGCCCCAGCAGCCTGGTGGTCTCAGGTCAGGCCTCAGTACAGTTGCATCGGGCTTGATCGATCAAGAGGACAGCGATGGCGCTTTGTCGGCGCCAGAATTGCCTTCCATCAGACGAGACAGAG GCAGAATACCGTCCTCGCCGAGTGTATTCACGTCGGACGAGTATCGCGCCTGGATGAGTCGCACGCCGAGTACCAGCGCTTTGTATGAGCAGATTAGGGCAACCACAAGTAGACCACCCCGCTACACATATAGTGCGGAGAACATTCACGCGGCCGTCAATCAG GGTGACTACGGCAGCTACGGTGCGTACAGACCACTCTCGAGTACGCTCGACCGCTTGTCGACGAGATCAGCGTCAGCCCAACAAGTGAACCTCGCGAATCTAAGAGCGTCGACGGCAATCAGCTCAACGTGTCATCGTGGTACAACGAATCCGAGGCCAGCCTCGGTGGCGTCGAGTGCACGCTCGTCGCTGGCTACCCAGAAACCGTCGTTGACCAGCTCCGCGAGCCAGCGAGCGTCCTCGGTCAGGAGGATTAGGAACCTGTTGGACCTGGAGTCCACGAGGAGCATACCTACCCCAACGCCTACCAGAACTCAGGGTCAAATACTGCTAGATATTAATCCTGCAG AGTTCCTCAAGTATAAAATAGAGAAGCCGCCGACCGTAGGCACTCCGAGCTCGACGAGCTCGCTTTTGAGTTCACTCGGGGAGACGACCGGTGGCGATCTGGCAAGCGGGGTCAGCGGATTGTTGTCGGTCCACCTTTTGGCGGGACGCGGTCTTCGATCGACTACGACTTCATCGGCCGCCACTACACCTTCCACTCCCTCGGGTCAACCGAACTTAG CTAGTTGTGGTCTGAGGGACTTGTACTGCGTACTAGAGTGCGACAGGGTGCACAAAGCGCGGACGGTAGTGCGAACAGGCGATTTGATGTTTGACTGGGACGAGACCTTCGAGCTGGACCTCGTAGGCAATCGGCAGCTGGATCTGCTCGTTTATTCTTGGGACCCACAGTACAGGCATAAACTATGTTACAAGGGATCGGTGCATTTGGCGAGTCTGCTGAAGGAGTCGCCGGAGCATCAGCTGGCTGTCAAAGTTGAACCACGTGGCACAATCTACTTAAAACTACGATATACCGATGCCCAGCAAACTTTCCGTCGAAGGGGTTTGCCGGTCATATCTTTAGCTACGAGGGTGGCACCTCTCTTCGGGGTTGATTTGGATACAGTG GTAAGTCGAGAAACCAAAACTGGCGGAGTGCCCGGTGGGGTTTCCACGGCTTTGGCGATGGGAATGTCGAACGTTCCGATTATCGTGTGGCGTTGCGTCGAGGAGGTGGAGAGAAGGGGACTCGACATCATCG GTTTGTACAGACTCTGCGGTTCGGCGACTAAGAAGAGGATACTTAGGGAAGCTTTCGAGAGGAACGCACGGTCCGTGAATCTGTCGCCCGACAACGTGCCGGACATCAATGTCATCACTG GCGTGCTGAAGGATTATTTGCGAGAACTTCCAGAACCTCTCTTCACCAAGTGCCTCTACCAGATGATGATCGACGCACTGGCCGTCTGTTTGCCGGATGACCCGCAGGGCAACGCTAAGCTCATGTTCAGTATACTAGATTGTCTGCCTAAGGTCAATAGG TGCACGTTGATCTACTTGCTGGATCACCTGGCGATGGTAGTGTCGCAGTGCAACAAGATGTCACCAGCAAGCCTCGCCGTATGTTTCGGCCCGGTATTGATGTTACATTCGGAAGAGGGTGGACCTCCGATGGACTTCCAACAACCCATCGCCGTGCTCAAGTATCTGCTGGAGATATGGCCAGTAAAGTCAG TTCGGAAGACTTCTTCAGTCGGTTCAACACTTCCTCGAGTTACGCCAGTAGTCGAGCGCAGCAGCAGTCAGCAGCATCTGCAGCAAGTGCAGCAGCAACAGTTACAGGGAACATTGGGACGCACAGGGCTGCCGCCTTGGCAGCAGCCACCCTCACTTCATCATCAACCCCAAACTACGGCAGCCGCAGTCCTCGGGCCCTCCATTCGTCCTCCACCACCGGTCAAGCCTCGACAG GTGATAGTCTCGTCTCCCGGTTCACCTAGCAGCGAGGAATCAGAGGCCTCGCCGGAACCGATTAACAAGAGCCTCCTGGGTGGCCTCGGATATGAGAAATGCAACgagacaacgacgacgatcacgacgacgacgtcgagcATGTCGGGCGGGATCGGTATCGGTAtgggcgtcggcgtcggcgtggGCACCGGCATCGAACAGGTGACGCCGACGAGCAGCGTCGATACTGAGGAGGGCAATCCCCAGCATCCCGAGGAGGGCGAGAAAGGCGTCGAGGGCGACGTCGAGGCCAGCGACGACGATTGGCACCAGCGTATACCCAAGACGCATTAA
- the LOC105287054 gene encoding rho GTPase-activating protein 100F isoform X6, producing MVATIKEGRGEVTDISASPGRQAPANQLRPKEPPPMVIQGDFRKVSGISTEIFKQIETVENDHDASTAAALEAVERRGEMVVRVIEPRQMGRQASEAAKKFIAMQDPKHPIHFVEIIKRPGQTLGLYIREGNGVDRNDGVFISRIALETAVYNSGCLKVGDEILAVNLVDVTHMSLDDVVIIMSIPRRLVLATRHGPHQLISHSRQTEHKAPPVVVIKRELNEDETDHTTSNHVRDGSSRRRGDGREMLPSRSRLGLTGLGSSQDLGSSNGDLYYNSRPEGHWSYQPPPPPVITHQPKPSSTQHFQPYERGYPKTLESLAEKDFTKVHPFYTGPMMPSSNGGRRMSTGGGMQSVGGRLSGQTTQSTHYGYGQHTGSGRIMPRSGSDQHLPRVDYTSITTPARHTLLRSSLKSGTSALRYNTRYGQTDVTSAAQRQAQFGTLTRRHRPSLDYASDTEATCSSSPKSAYYYYRHNMNNPPQSSVVSHLATLSRSQIGQSSSGLRSNSLPRSGRTLPQQPGGLRSGLSTVASGLIDQEDSDGALSAPELPSIRRDRGRIPSSPSVFTSDEYRAWMSRTPSTSALYEQIRATTSRPPRYTYSAENIHAAVNQGDYGSYGAYRPLSSTLDRLSTRSASAQQVNLANLRASTAISSTCHRGTTNPRPASVASSARSSLATQKPSLTSSASQRASSVRRIRNLLDLESTRSIPTPTPTRTQGQILLDINPAEFLKYKIEKPPTVGTPSSTSSLLSSLGETTGGDLASGVSGLLSVHLLAGRGLRSTTTSSAATTPSTPSGQPNLASCGLRDLYCVLECDRVHKARTVVRTGDLMFDWDETFELDLVGNRQLDLLVYSWDPQYRHKLCYKGSVHLASLLKESPEHQLAVKVEPRGTIYLKLRYTDAQQTFRRRGLPVISLATRVAPLFGVDLDTVVSRETKTGGVPGGVSTALAMGMSNVPIIVWRCVEEVERRGLDIIGLYRLCGSATKKRILREAFERNARSVNLSPDNVPDINVITGVLKDYLRELPEPLFTKCLYQMMIDALAVCLPDDPQGNAKLMFSILDCLPKVNRCTLIYLLDHLAMVVSQCNKMSPASLAVCFGPVLMLHSEEGGPPMDFQQPIAVLKYLLEIWPVKSVRKTSSVGSTLPRVTPVVERSSSQQHLQQVQQQQLQGTLGRTGLPPWQQPPSLHHQPQTTAAAVLGPSIRPPPPVKPRQVIVSSPGSPSSEESEASPEPINKSLLGGLGYEKCNETTTTITTTTSSMSGGIGIGMGVGVGVGTGIEQVTPTSSVDTEEGNPQHPEEGEKGVEGDVEASDDDWHQRIPKTH from the exons ATGGTTGCCACGATAAAG GAGGGCCGGGGGGAAGTGACAGACATAAGCGCAAGTCCTGGAAGGCAGGCACCTGCCAACCAGTTGCGCCCCAAGGAACCACCCCCCATGGTTATTCAAGGAGACTTCAGGAAG GTGAGCGGGATCAGTACAGAGATCTTCAAGCAGATCGAGACTGTCGAAAACGATCATGACGCTTCGACAGCGGCGGCCCTCGAAGCTGTCGAGCGGAGAGGCGAGATGGTCGTGCGTGTCATTGAGCCTCGGCAAATGGGTAGACAGGCTTCCGAGGCGgcgaaaaaatttattgctaTGCAG GATCCCAAGCACCCTATCCACTTCGTCGAGATAATCAAACGACCGGGACAGACCCTCGGCCTCTACATACGCGAGGGCAACGGCGTCGACAGGAACGACGGGGTCTTTATCTCTAGGATAGCTCTGGAGACCGCCGTCTACAACAGCGGCTGCTTGAAG GTGGGCGATGAAATCTTGGCGGTGAACCTGGTCGACGTGACGCACATGAGCCTGGACGATGTCGTGATCATCATGTCGATACCGAGGCGACTCGTCCTGGCCACGAGGCACGGTCCGCATCAACTGATCTCACACAGCCGCCAGACCGAGCACAAGGCACCACCCGTGGTGGTTATCAAACGGGAGCTGAATGAGGACGAGACCGATCACACGACGAGTAACCACGTCAG GGATGGCAGTAGTCGAAGACGAGGCGACGGGCGGGAGATGTTGCCGTCACGATCGAGACTGGGCCTCACGGGTTTGGGATCGAGTCAGGATCTTGGATCGAGCAATGGAGATCTGTACTACAATTCACGGCCGGAAGGTCACTGGTCCTATcagccaccaccgccgccagtTATTACGCATCAGCCGAAACCCTCATCGACGCAACATTTCCAGCCATACGAGCGCGGTTATCCGAAGACTTTAGAGAGCTTAGCTGAAAAA GATTTTACAAAG GTACACCCCTTCTACACGGGGCCCATGATGCCCTCGTCGAATGGCGGACGGCGTATGTCAACGGGTGGCGGAATGCAATCAGTCGGTGGCAGGTTGTCGGGTCAAACCACCCAGTCGACCCATTACGGGTATGGCCAGCACACCGGAAGCGGAAGGATCATGCCAAGAAGTGGTTCCGACCAGCACCTACCCCGAGTCGATTATACGAGTATCACGACGCCGGCGCGACATACCCTTCTTAGATCCAGCTTGAAGTCAG gtACATCAGCATTACGTTACAACACGAGGTACGGACAGACTGACGTAACGTCCGCCGCGCAGAGACAAGCACAATTCGGCACATTAACGAGGCGACACCGACCATCATTGGACTATGCCTCCGATACCGAGGCCACGTGCTCCAGTTCACCGAAATCAGCGTATTACTATTATAGGCACAACATGAACAATCCACCTCAAAGTAGCGTCGTATCGCACTTAGCTACTCTTTCGAGGTCGCAAATCGGTCAGAGTTCCTCGG GTTTAAGGTCAAACTCGCTACCACGAAGCGGTCGGACGTTGCCCCAGCAGCCTGGTGGTCTCAGGTCAGGCCTCAGTACAGTTGCATCGGGCTTGATCGATCAAGAGGACAGCGATGGCGCTTTGTCGGCGCCAGAATTGCCTTCCATCAGACGAGACAGAG GCAGAATACCGTCCTCGCCGAGTGTATTCACGTCGGACGAGTATCGCGCCTGGATGAGTCGCACGCCGAGTACCAGCGCTTTGTATGAGCAGATTAGGGCAACCACAAGTAGACCACCCCGCTACACATATAGTGCGGAGAACATTCACGCGGCCGTCAATCAG GGTGACTACGGCAGCTACGGTGCGTACAGACCACTCTCGAGTACGCTCGACCGCTTGTCGACGAGATCAGCGTCAGCCCAACAAGTGAACCTCGCGAATCTAAGAGCGTCGACGGCAATCAGCTCAACGTGTCATCGTGGTACAACGAATCCGAGGCCAGCCTCGGTGGCGTCGAGTGCACGCTCGTCGCTGGCTACCCAGAAACCGTCGTTGACCAGCTCCGCGAGCCAGCGAGCGTCCTCGGTCAGGAGGATTAGGAACCTGTTGGACCTGGAGTCCACGAGGAGCATACCTACCCCAACGCCTACCAGAACTCAGGGTCAAATACTGCTAGATATTAATCCTGCAG AGTTCCTCAAGTATAAAATAGAGAAGCCGCCGACCGTAGGCACTCCGAGCTCGACGAGCTCGCTTTTGAGTTCACTCGGGGAGACGACCGGTGGCGATCTGGCAAGCGGGGTCAGCGGATTGTTGTCGGTCCACCTTTTGGCGGGACGCGGTCTTCGATCGACTACGACTTCATCGGCCGCCACTACACCTTCCACTCCCTCGGGTCAACCGAACTTAG CTAGTTGTGGTCTGAGGGACTTGTACTGCGTACTAGAGTGCGACAGGGTGCACAAAGCGCGGACGGTAGTGCGAACAGGCGATTTGATGTTTGACTGGGACGAGACCTTCGAGCTGGACCTCGTAGGCAATCGGCAGCTGGATCTGCTCGTTTATTCTTGGGACCCACAGTACAGGCATAAACTATGTTACAAGGGATCGGTGCATTTGGCGAGTCTGCTGAAGGAGTCGCCGGAGCATCAGCTGGCTGTCAAAGTTGAACCACGTGGCACAATCTACTTAAAACTACGATATACCGATGCCCAGCAAACTTTCCGTCGAAGGGGTTTGCCGGTCATATCTTTAGCTACGAGGGTGGCACCTCTCTTCGGGGTTGATTTGGATACAGTG GTAAGTCGAGAAACCAAAACTGGCGGAGTGCCCGGTGGGGTTTCCACGGCTTTGGCGATGGGAATGTCGAACGTTCCGATTATCGTGTGGCGTTGCGTCGAGGAGGTGGAGAGAAGGGGACTCGACATCATCG GTTTGTACAGACTCTGCGGTTCGGCGACTAAGAAGAGGATACTTAGGGAAGCTTTCGAGAGGAACGCACGGTCCGTGAATCTGTCGCCCGACAACGTGCCGGACATCAATGTCATCACTG GCGTGCTGAAGGATTATTTGCGAGAACTTCCAGAACCTCTCTTCACCAAGTGCCTCTACCAGATGATGATCGACGCACTGGCCGTCTGTTTGCCGGATGACCCGCAGGGCAACGCTAAGCTCATGTTCAGTATACTAGATTGTCTGCCTAAGGTCAATAGG TGCACGTTGATCTACTTGCTGGATCACCTGGCGATGGTAGTGTCGCAGTGCAACAAGATGTCACCAGCAAGCCTCGCCGTATGTTTCGGCCCGGTATTGATGTTACATTCGGAAGAGGGTGGACCTCCGATGGACTTCCAACAACCCATCGCCGTGCTCAAGTATCTGCTGGAGATATGGCCAGTAAAGTCAG TTCGGAAGACTTCTTCAGTCGGTTCAACACTTCCTCGAGTTACGCCAGTAGTCGAGCGCAGCAGCAGTCAGCAGCATCTGCAGCAAGTGCAGCAGCAACAGTTACAGGGAACATTGGGACGCACAGGGCTGCCGCCTTGGCAGCAGCCACCCTCACTTCATCATCAACCCCAAACTACGGCAGCCGCAGTCCTCGGGCCCTCCATTCGTCCTCCACCACCGGTCAAGCCTCGACAG GTGATAGTCTCGTCTCCCGGTTCACCTAGCAGCGAGGAATCAGAGGCCTCGCCGGAACCGATTAACAAGAGCCTCCTGGGTGGCCTCGGATATGAGAAATGCAACgagacaacgacgacgatcacgacgacgacgtcgagcATGTCGGGCGGGATCGGTATCGGTAtgggcgtcggcgtcggcgtggGCACCGGCATCGAACAGGTGACGCCGACGAGCAGCGTCGATACTGAGGAGGGCAATCCCCAGCATCCCGAGGAGGGCGAGAAAGGCGTCGAGGGCGACGTCGAGGCCAGCGACGACGATTGGCACCAGCGTATACCCAAGACGCATTAA